One genomic segment of Streptomyces sp. RerS4 includes these proteins:
- a CDS encoding cytochrome P450, with the protein MATAATPQSDIDPYSEEAILSPYEPYRALRDIGPAVWLEQYQVWAVARYRDVYDALHDHETFSSGSGVALNDAINERMRGTTLASDPPYHDHVRGLINGPLTPKALRAHREDFERLADELVERLVRQGSFDGVADFAHVFPTSVVPDLLGWPAEGREHFLDWASAAFNTIGPMNERSLADVPLMKGMWEYIAEMARPGRLREGSWGADLVAAADAGRIDPKLLPSLIGDYLLPSLDTTISALSSALWLLGTNPDQWDAIRRDPSLVNNAFNETVRLESPIRAFSRLVTRDHDLSGRFLPAGSRVLMLYASANRDERYWDNPEVFDVTRADARNHVGFGHGIHGCVGQGLARLQGNALLTALAKRVRRIEVGRPVWRVNNHIRAMSTLPTTLHV; encoded by the coding sequence CGCAGTCTGGCTGGAGCAATACCAGGTGTGGGCCGTGGCCAGGTACCGGGACGTGTACGACGCCCTCCACGACCACGAGACCTTCTCCTCCGGCTCCGGAGTGGCGCTCAACGACGCGATCAACGAGCGGATGCGCGGCACGACCCTGGCCAGCGACCCGCCCTACCACGACCACGTGCGCGGTCTCATCAACGGCCCGCTGACCCCGAAGGCCCTGCGCGCCCACCGCGAGGACTTCGAGCGGCTCGCCGACGAACTCGTCGAACGGCTCGTCCGGCAGGGCAGTTTCGACGGGGTGGCCGACTTCGCCCACGTCTTCCCCACCTCGGTCGTGCCCGACCTGCTCGGCTGGCCGGCCGAGGGCCGCGAGCACTTCCTCGACTGGGCCTCCGCCGCGTTCAACACCATCGGGCCGATGAACGAGCGCTCCCTCGCCGACGTACCCCTGATGAAGGGCATGTGGGAGTACATCGCGGAGATGGCCCGGCCGGGCCGGCTCCGGGAGGGCAGCTGGGGAGCCGACCTGGTCGCCGCGGCCGACGCCGGTCGCATCGACCCGAAGCTGCTGCCCTCGCTGATCGGCGACTACCTCCTGCCGTCCCTGGACACCACCATCTCCGCGCTGTCGAGCGCCCTGTGGCTGCTCGGCACGAACCCGGACCAGTGGGACGCGATCCGGCGGGACCCGTCGCTGGTGAACAACGCCTTCAACGAGACCGTTCGCCTGGAGTCGCCGATCCGGGCCTTCTCCCGTCTGGTGACCCGGGACCACGACCTGAGCGGACGGTTCCTGCCCGCCGGTTCCCGCGTCCTGATGCTGTACGCCTCGGCCAACCGCGACGAACGGTACTGGGACAACCCCGAGGTGTTCGACGTGACCCGCGCCGACGCGAGGAACCACGTGGGATTCGGCCACGGCATCCACGGCTGCGTCGGCCAGGGCCTGGCCCGGCTACAGGGCAACGCACTGCTCACCGCACTCGCCAAGCGGGTCCGCCGCATCGAGGTCGGCCGGCCGGTCTGGCGGGTCAACAACCACATCAGGGCCATGTCCACCCTGCCCACCACCCTCCATGTGTGA
- the thiD gene encoding bifunctional hydroxymethylpyrimidine kinase/phosphomethylpyrimidine kinase yields the protein MIPVALTIAGSDPSGGAGLQADLKVFSALGAYGTGVVTALTAQSTRGVSAVHYPPPEFLESQLDELLADVRIDTVKIGMLGDARLVEVVADRLTRHRPRHVVLDPVMVAKSGDRLLAADSVVALRTRLLPLVDLVTPNLPEAAELLGEESAHDEEGMYEQARRLAELCPRVLLKGGHLAGEDSVDLFREGERTTWLSAPRVHTKNTHGTGCALSSAIAALRPQRPDWMGAIADAKSYLTEALRHADSLGVGTGHGPPSHFHAWWPPHGGEDPS from the coding sequence GTGATCCCCGTCGCCCTCACCATCGCCGGCAGCGACCCCAGCGGCGGGGCCGGTCTGCAGGCCGACCTCAAGGTGTTCTCGGCCCTCGGCGCCTACGGGACCGGCGTCGTCACCGCGCTGACCGCCCAGAGCACGCGGGGCGTGAGCGCCGTGCACTACCCGCCGCCGGAGTTCCTGGAGAGCCAGCTCGACGAGCTCCTGGCCGACGTCCGCATCGACACCGTCAAGATCGGGATGCTGGGCGACGCCCGCCTGGTGGAGGTGGTCGCGGACCGGCTGACCAGGCACCGCCCGCGCCACGTGGTGTTGGACCCCGTCATGGTGGCCAAGAGCGGTGACCGGCTGCTCGCCGCCGACAGCGTGGTCGCGCTGCGCACCCGGCTGCTGCCGCTCGTCGACCTGGTCACCCCGAACCTCCCGGAGGCCGCCGAACTGCTGGGCGAGGAGTCCGCGCACGACGAGGAGGGGATGTACGAGCAGGCGCGTCGCCTCGCCGAGTTGTGCCCGCGCGTCCTGCTGAAGGGCGGCCACCTGGCGGGCGAGGACAGCGTCGACCTCTTCCGGGAGGGAGAGCGCACCACCTGGCTCAGCGCACCCCGGGTGCACACCAAGAACACCCATGGCACCGGATGCGCCCTGTCCTCCGCGATCGCGGCGCTGCGCCCGCAGCGCCCGGACTGGATGGGCGCGATCGCCGACGCCAAGAGCTACCTGACGGAGGCGCTGCGCCACGCCGACTCCCTGGGTGTCGGCACCGGACACGGCCCGCCGTCCCACTTCCACGCCTGGTGGCCCCCGCACGGTGGGGAAGACCCGTCATGA
- a CDS encoding thiazole synthase, with translation MAEELTIAGRRFGSRLITGTGGAANLSVLERALVASGTEMTTVALRRVDAGGGSGVLELLRKLDIAVLPNTAGCRGAAEAVYTAKMAREALETDWIKVEVVADERTLLPDVTELVEACGQLVDAGFIVLPYTTDDPVVARRLEDVGCAAVMPLGSPIGTGRGISNPQNIEMIVEAAGVPVILDAGIGTASDAALAMELGCDAVLLASAITRAKDPERMGRAMAAGVAAGFDARRSGRIPKRFWAQASSPALPDRDGAE, from the coding sequence GTGGCTGAGGAACTGACGATCGCGGGGCGCCGATTCGGCTCCCGACTCATCACGGGAACGGGCGGGGCCGCGAACCTGTCCGTGCTCGAACGGGCCCTGGTGGCCTCCGGCACGGAAATGACCACGGTCGCACTGCGCCGGGTCGACGCCGGCGGCGGCAGCGGAGTCCTGGAACTCCTGCGGAAACTGGACATCGCGGTCCTGCCGAACACCGCGGGCTGCCGCGGCGCGGCCGAGGCCGTCTACACCGCCAAGATGGCCCGCGAGGCACTGGAGACCGACTGGATCAAGGTGGAGGTCGTCGCCGACGAGCGGACCCTGCTGCCCGACGTGACGGAACTCGTCGAGGCGTGCGGGCAGCTCGTCGACGCGGGGTTCATCGTCCTCCCGTACACCACCGACGATCCCGTGGTGGCGCGTCGGCTGGAGGACGTGGGCTGCGCGGCCGTCATGCCGCTGGGCTCGCCCATCGGCACCGGACGCGGCATCTCGAACCCGCAGAACATCGAGATGATCGTCGAGGCGGCCGGGGTGCCCGTCATCCTGGACGCCGGCATCGGCACGGCGAGCGACGCCGCGCTGGCCATGGAACTCGGCTGCGACGCCGTGCTGCTCGCCAGCGCCATCACCCGGGCGAAGGACCCCGAGCGCATGGGCCGGGCCATGGCCGCCGGGGTGGCGGCGGGCTTCGACGCACGCCGCTCCGGCCGCATCCCCAAGCGGTTCTGGGCACAGGCCTCGTCCCCGGCACTGCCCGACCGGGACGGTGCCGAGTGA
- a CDS encoding DsbA family oxidoreductase: protein MKVDVYRDFACPWCRLSAHRFERAVTEAGMEGDVELVHRPFRLDPEADGTEDPVPLLDAMAGVFGSRQQAETMLHGMTLLGAAEGVEFRFDQALAVGTLPAHRLMWFAARHYPADTVAALATAVFDAHFRDGHNIADHAELARLAEASGIDGATAKEFLASGEGTAEVREQAAAARLNGVSAVPTYVFPGGETVSGAAETDVLIGALNRARATHDQN from the coding sequence ATGAAGGTCGATGTCTACCGGGACTTCGCGTGTCCGTGGTGCCGCCTGAGCGCCCACCGGTTCGAGCGCGCCGTGACGGAGGCCGGAATGGAGGGGGACGTCGAACTGGTCCACCGCCCCTTCCGGCTCGACCCCGAGGCGGACGGCACCGAGGACCCCGTACCGCTCCTGGACGCCATGGCCGGGGTCTTCGGCAGCCGGCAGCAGGCCGAGACGATGCTCCACGGCATGACCCTGCTCGGCGCCGCGGAGGGGGTCGAGTTCCGCTTCGACCAGGCCCTCGCGGTCGGCACCCTGCCCGCGCACCGCCTGATGTGGTTCGCCGCCCGCCACTACCCCGCCGACACCGTCGCCGCGCTCGCCACGGCCGTCTTCGACGCCCACTTCCGCGACGGACACAACATCGCCGACCACGCCGAGCTGGCGCGGCTGGCCGAGGCCTCGGGCATCGACGGCGCCACGGCGAAGGAGTTCCTGGCCTCCGGCGAAGGCACCGCCGAGGTCCGCGAGCAGGCCGCCGCGGCCCGCCTCAACGGCGTCTCCGCCGTGCCGACCTATGTCTTCCCGGGTGGCGAAACGGTCAGCGGAGCTGCCGAGACCGACGTCCTGATCGGCGCCCTCAACCGCGCCCGCGCCACTCACGACCAGAACTGA
- a CDS encoding ferredoxin produces MKIFVDAQRCEGHGVCEEVAPELFRIDDEGDLVVLFDGDEVPPDRQEAAAGAVRVCPVNALRAR; encoded by the coding sequence ATGAAGATATTCGTGGACGCACAGCGGTGCGAGGGCCACGGCGTGTGCGAGGAGGTCGCGCCCGAGCTGTTCCGCATCGATGACGAAGGCGACCTCGTCGTGCTCTTCGACGGCGACGAGGTGCCGCCGGACCGGCAGGAGGCGGCGGCCGGGGCGGTGCGGGTCTGCCCGGTGAACGCGCTGAGGGCGCGGTGA
- the thiO gene encoding glycine oxidase ThiO, which yields MKRLAVVGAGAIGLTVAWRAAAAGWTVTLYDPDPARGASWVAGGMLAASSEGWPGEEELLGISALSLGRWPEFAERLAAASGLPSGLRTDGTVIVGMDSADLKELDVLADWLAEHGRPVARLTGRELRRREPALSQGIRAALDVPEDLAVDNRLLLAALQAACTAAGVRLVRERVTDLSALAADQIVLSAGAHSAALHPMARVRAAKGEILRVRSRAGVLPPPGRTVRGLVYGRRVYLVPRHDGLVIGATQHEVGHDREVTVGGVRDLIADAETILPTVAEYELVAADAGLRPMSPDNVPLIGRVDARTVLATGHGRNGLLLAPLTADAVLAELDDRALPEAAAAHPRRFA from the coding sequence ATGAAGCGGTTGGCCGTCGTCGGTGCCGGCGCCATCGGCCTGACCGTGGCCTGGCGGGCGGCTGCCGCCGGCTGGACGGTCACCCTGTACGACCCGGATCCGGCCCGCGGCGCCTCCTGGGTGGCGGGCGGCATGCTCGCCGCCTCCTCCGAGGGGTGGCCGGGCGAGGAGGAACTGCTGGGGATCAGCGCCCTGTCGCTGGGCCGGTGGCCCGAGTTCGCCGAACGCCTCGCCGCCGCATCGGGGCTGCCGTCCGGGCTGCGCACCGACGGCACCGTGATCGTCGGCATGGATTCGGCGGACCTCAAGGAACTCGACGTCCTCGCGGACTGGCTGGCCGAGCACGGCAGACCGGTCGCCCGGCTGACCGGCCGGGAACTGCGGCGCCGCGAGCCCGCGCTGTCCCAGGGCATCCGGGCCGCACTGGACGTTCCCGAGGACCTGGCCGTCGACAACCGGCTGCTTCTCGCCGCGCTGCAGGCCGCCTGCACGGCGGCCGGGGTCCGTCTGGTGCGGGAACGGGTGACGGACCTGTCCGCCCTGGCCGCGGACCAGATCGTGCTCTCGGCCGGGGCGCACTCCGCCGCACTGCACCCGATGGCCCGCGTACGGGCCGCCAAGGGGGAGATCCTGCGGGTACGGTCGCGCGCCGGGGTGCTCCCACCGCCCGGACGGACCGTCCGCGGCCTGGTGTACGGGCGCCGCGTGTATCTCGTACCGCGCCACGACGGGCTCGTCATCGGCGCGACCCAGCACGAGGTGGGTCACGACCGTGAGGTGACCGTCGGAGGGGTCCGGGACCTGATCGCCGACGCGGAGACGATCCTGCCCACGGTCGCCGAGTACGAGCTCGTCGCCGCCGACGCCGGTCTGCGGCCGATGTCCCCGGACAACGTGCCGCTCATCGGCCGGGTCGACGCGAGGACCGTGCTGGCCACCGGACACGGACGCAACGGCCTGCTCCTGGCCCCGCTCACCGCCGACGCGGTACTGGCCGAACTCGACGACCGGGCCCTTCCCGAGGCCGCGGCGGCCCACCCGAGGAGATTCGCATGA
- a CDS encoding nuclear transport factor 2 family protein has protein sequence MAPTDEALAALQDGLRAHADRIEIAGVCDRYLRHLDKDRDNDDWLDAVFTADVHLTFPIGEFTGRDGLVAFQKMARETFERTHHIASNYDIRLDGDRARVQAHLTAVHVPHRENPGEHFTVGGHYEAQTVRGSEGWRISAFSFDLVWHAGDGPLAKTGGAAGHGSGV, from the coding sequence ATGGCACCGACCGACGAAGCATTGGCCGCCCTGCAGGACGGGCTCCGCGCCCACGCCGACCGGATCGAGATCGCCGGCGTGTGCGACCGCTACCTCCGGCACCTCGACAAGGACCGCGACAACGACGACTGGTTGGACGCGGTGTTCACCGCCGACGTCCACCTCACCTTCCCCATAGGTGAGTTCACCGGCCGGGACGGACTCGTCGCGTTCCAGAAGATGGCCCGCGAGACCTTCGAACGCACCCACCACATCGCGTCCAACTACGACATCCGGCTCGACGGCGACCGCGCCCGGGTCCAGGCGCACCTGACGGCGGTCCACGTACCGCACCGGGAGAACCCAGGCGAGCACTTCACCGTGGGCGGCCACTACGAGGCGCAGACGGTACGCGGCTCCGAGGGCTGGCGGATCAGCGCGTTCTCCTTCGACCTGGTGTGGCACGCCGGGGACGGCCCGCTCGCCAAGACCGGCGGCGCGGCCGGACACGGATCGGGTGTCTGA
- a CDS encoding thymidylate synthase produces the protein MDFKTFHHAYPAVLRSVFEQPEYRNSPRGFPSVEQLGVRYRLLDPTQRVPLAPARRLNIVFNYAEALWYLSGRDDLDFIAYYAPGMRKYSADGVRLTGTAYGRALFGRDGDGRSQWQRVVDELRGDPDSKRAVLQIFRSEELLTPGNPDVSCTLGLQFLLREGALHAVAMMRANDAYRGMSSDVFSFTFLQEMLARELGVQLGEYTHFAGSLHVYDPDRERVAAVLADPASGREPEFTFPALPEGDNRPHVREVLRLEEALRRNELRLGDERLDLPDYWVQVVLLFEVHRRLRREEPVDEALLGRLWPVHRWLLSHRWPSLPAVPGRPQN, from the coding sequence ATGGACTTCAAGACCTTCCACCACGCCTACCCGGCCGTACTCCGGTCGGTCTTCGAGCAGCCCGAATACCGGAACTCGCCTCGCGGATTCCCCAGCGTCGAACAGCTCGGCGTGCGCTATCGGCTGCTGGACCCCACCCAGCGCGTGCCCCTGGCCCCGGCCCGTCGGCTGAACATCGTCTTCAACTACGCCGAGGCCCTGTGGTACCTCTCCGGGCGCGACGACCTCGACTTCATCGCGTACTACGCACCCGGCATGCGCAAGTACTCCGCCGACGGCGTCCGGCTGACCGGCACCGCGTACGGCCGCGCCCTGTTCGGCCGGGACGGCGACGGCCGGAGCCAGTGGCAGCGCGTCGTCGACGAGCTGCGCGGCGATCCGGACAGCAAGCGGGCCGTGTTGCAGATCTTCCGCAGCGAGGAACTGCTCACGCCGGGCAACCCCGACGTCTCGTGCACGCTCGGCCTTCAGTTCCTGCTCCGTGAGGGAGCGCTGCACGCGGTCGCCATGATGCGGGCCAACGACGCCTACCGCGGCATGTCGAGCGACGTGTTCTCCTTCACCTTCCTGCAGGAGATGCTCGCCCGGGAACTGGGCGTCCAACTCGGCGAGTACACGCACTTCGCGGGTTCACTGCACGTGTACGACCCGGACCGCGAGCGCGTGGCGGCGGTCCTGGCCGACCCCGCCTCGGGGCGGGAGCCGGAGTTCACCTTCCCCGCCCTGCCCGAGGGGGACAACCGGCCCCACGTACGCGAGGTGCTCCGCCTGGAGGAGGCCCTGCGGCGAAACGAGCTCCGACTGGGCGACGAACGTCTCGATCTGCCCGACTACTGGGTCCAGGTGGTGCTCCTGTTCGAGGTCCACCGGCGGCTGCGCCGAGAGGAGCCGGTCGACGAGGCCCTCCTCGGCCGGCTCTGGCCCGTCCACCGATGGCTCCTGTCGCACCGATGGCCGTCCCTGCCGGCCGTCCCGGGCCGCCCGCAGAACTGA
- the thiE gene encoding thiamine phosphate synthase, translated as MDTRQRLSEATLYLCTDARRDSGDLADFADAALTGGVDVIQLRDKGSAGERKYGPLEAGEALEALAVLRAACRRHGALLAVNDRADLARAAGADVLHLGQGDLPLSRAREIVGGGTAIGRSTHDTAQLAVALADPDLDYFAVGPCWQTPTKPGRPVAGLDLVRAAAATGDPRPWFAIGGIGPGRLPAVLDAGARGIAVVRALTAADDARSAAAHLTSVITAHTAGRPQRQN; from the coding sequence GTGGACACGCGACAACGCCTGTCCGAGGCCACTCTCTACCTCTGCACCGACGCCCGCCGCGACTCCGGCGACCTCGCGGACTTCGCCGACGCGGCCCTGACCGGTGGAGTGGACGTCATCCAGCTCCGCGACAAGGGATCCGCGGGCGAACGGAAGTACGGGCCACTTGAAGCGGGGGAGGCCCTGGAGGCCCTGGCGGTGCTGCGCGCAGCCTGCCGCAGGCACGGGGCCCTGCTCGCGGTGAACGACCGCGCCGACCTCGCCCGTGCGGCCGGAGCCGACGTCCTCCACCTCGGCCAGGGCGATCTGCCGCTCTCCCGTGCCCGCGAGATCGTGGGCGGCGGGACCGCGATCGGACGGTCCACGCACGACACCGCCCAGCTGGCGGTGGCCCTGGCGGACCCGGACCTCGACTACTTCGCCGTCGGGCCCTGCTGGCAGACCCCGACGAAGCCCGGACGTCCCGTGGCGGGGCTGGACCTGGTGCGCGCCGCCGCGGCGACCGGGGACCCCCGCCCCTGGTTCGCGATCGGCGGCATCGGCCCCGGCCGGCTGCCCGCCGTACTCGACGCCGGCGCACGGGGGATCGCCGTGGTCCGGGCGCTCACCGCGGCGGACGACGCGCGGAGCGCCGCTGCCCACCTCACGTCGGTGATCACCGCGCACACGGCCGGCCGGCCCCAGCGACAGAACTGA
- a CDS encoding class I SAM-dependent methyltransferase, whose product MGTNWKDAPDVASGFEAYDDLPERVVGYPAVFAELRLGTPGVRTVLDYGCGPGKVARRVVEAFDDTDVIGADISARMLDIARARRSHPRIGYRQVESGRLDFLPSGSVDAAMSCYVFINIGDRDAIRAIVAEVHRVLRPGARYAVLDTNPATTGVQFSKFRNGDPGRTYSTGELRRVLLDVPAGGTLELVDHHWPREVYLDALTEAGFTDVRAHEPLLGDGPPDAPAPHPELTAERVHPPFLIVTGVK is encoded by the coding sequence ATGGGTACGAACTGGAAGGACGCACCGGACGTGGCGTCCGGCTTCGAGGCCTACGACGACCTGCCCGAGCGGGTCGTGGGCTATCCGGCCGTCTTCGCCGAGCTGCGCCTGGGGACCCCCGGGGTGCGCACGGTACTGGACTACGGTTGCGGGCCGGGCAAGGTCGCCCGGCGCGTCGTCGAGGCCTTCGACGACACGGACGTCATCGGCGCGGACATCTCCGCGCGGATGCTCGACATCGCCCGTGCCCGCCGCTCCCACCCCAGGATCGGCTACCGGCAGGTCGAGAGCGGTCGGCTGGACTTCCTGCCGTCCGGATCCGTCGACGCGGCGATGTCCTGCTACGTCTTCATCAACATCGGTGACCGTGACGCCATCCGCGCCATCGTCGCCGAGGTCCACCGTGTCCTGCGGCCCGGCGCCCGCTACGCGGTCCTCGACACCAACCCCGCCACCACCGGCGTGCAGTTCTCGAAGTTCCGCAACGGCGACCCCGGCAGGACCTACTCCACCGGGGAACTCCGCCGCGTACTGCTGGACGTCCCCGCCGGCGGAACCCTCGAACTCGTCGACCACCACTGGCCCCGCGAGGTCTACCTCGACGCGCTGACCGAGGCGGGCTTCACCGATGTCCGGGCCCACGAACCCCTCCTCGGCGACGGCCCGCCCGACGCCCCGGCGCCGCATCCCGAACTCACCGCGGAGCGCGTCCACCCTCCGTTCCTCATCGTCACAGGAGTGAAGTGA
- a CDS encoding nucleoside 2-deoxyribosyltransferase, with protein MTEKSTGTVFLGGPFKGIVDPATGEMDKKHRRRFEALLDRLDSEGHVVHNAHRRESWGAAFLTPEECTRLDFDEISASDVFVAFPGAPASPGTHVELGWASAMGKPVVLLLEPDAEYAFLVRGLHTVADVTVITVGDDDLALADQVSAAVRRAVSGAAG; from the coding sequence ATGACCGAAAAGTCCACCGGCACGGTATTTCTCGGTGGCCCCTTCAAGGGGATCGTCGACCCGGCCACCGGAGAAATGGACAAGAAGCACCGCCGACGCTTCGAGGCCCTCCTCGACCGCCTCGACTCCGAGGGCCACGTCGTGCACAACGCCCACCGGCGTGAGAGCTGGGGCGCCGCCTTCCTGACCCCCGAGGAGTGCACCCGGCTCGATTTCGACGAAATCTCCGCCAGTGACGTCTTCGTGGCGTTCCCCGGGGCCCCCGCCTCGCCGGGCACCCATGTGGAGCTGGGCTGGGCCTCCGCGATGGGCAAGCCGGTCGTCCTGCTGCTGGAGCCGGACGCCGAGTACGCGTTCCTGGTGCGGGGCCTGCACACCGTCGCCGACGTCACCGTCATCACCGTCGGCGACGACGACCTGGCACTCGCCGACCAGGTGTCCGCCGCCGTCCGCCGGGCCGTGTCCGGGGCAGCTGGATGA
- the thiS gene encoding sulfur carrier protein ThiS, giving the protein MNVIVNGERQTVAEGCTAADVVAKLEVPERGVAVAVDGEVLPRGRWNVALAENTTIEILTAVQGG; this is encoded by the coding sequence ATGAACGTCATCGTCAACGGAGAACGGCAGACGGTCGCCGAAGGCTGCACCGCGGCCGACGTCGTCGCGAAGCTGGAGGTACCGGAACGCGGAGTCGCCGTCGCGGTCGACGGCGAGGTCCTTCCACGCGGCCGGTGGAACGTGGCACTGGCCGAGAACACGACCATCGAGATACTCACGGCGGTGCAGGGTGGCTGA
- a CDS encoding tyrosine-protein phosphatase translates to MSGAPPSRFVDVDGCFNYRDLGGYRTADGKAVAWRKLYRSDGLHRMTACGSDAFAALGVSTVIDLRTPVEAETRAWTPPAGWSGRRLLLPLLPETPDWSAGDPADLEREDFAARHYWYTAVTGAAALRTAVEALAEPDGLPAVFHCAAGKDRTGVLAALVLRLLDVPAETIADDYALSDEATARWEASVAGGNEDDTQTAWAYVPPAMLVAPRDNMSLFLQRVEAEHGSVPAFAAHIGIGRETVERLRRALLDD, encoded by the coding sequence ATGAGCGGCGCCCCGCCTTCCCGTTTCGTCGACGTGGACGGCTGTTTCAACTACCGCGACCTGGGCGGCTACCGCACCGCGGACGGCAAGGCGGTGGCCTGGCGCAAGCTGTACCGGTCCGACGGCCTGCACCGGATGACGGCATGCGGCTCGGACGCCTTCGCCGCGCTGGGCGTGTCGACCGTGATCGACCTGCGGACCCCGGTCGAGGCCGAGACGCGGGCCTGGACCCCACCGGCCGGCTGGTCGGGCCGCAGGCTCCTCCTGCCGCTGCTGCCGGAGACCCCGGACTGGTCCGCCGGTGACCCGGCGGACCTCGAACGGGAGGACTTCGCCGCGCGGCACTACTGGTACACCGCCGTCACGGGCGCCGCCGCGTTGAGGACCGCGGTGGAAGCCCTGGCCGAGCCGGACGGACTGCCCGCCGTGTTCCACTGCGCCGCGGGCAAGGACCGTACGGGGGTGCTGGCGGCCCTGGTGCTGCGGCTGTTGGACGTGCCGGCGGAGACGATCGCCGACGACTACGCGCTCAGCGACGAGGCGACCGCCCGGTGGGAGGCCTCCGTGGCGGGCGGCAACGAGGACGACACCCAGACGGCGTGGGCGTACGTTCCGCCGGCCATGCTGGTCGCCCCGCGGGACAACATGTCGCTCTTCCTCCAGCGGGTGGAGGCCGAGCACGGCTCGGTTCCCGCCTTCGCCGCACACATCGGAATCGGCCGGGAAACCGTCGAGCGGCTCCGCCGGGCCCTGCTGGACGACTGA
- a CDS encoding FAD-dependent oxidoreductase, whose protein sequence is MTPRRLVVVGASLAGLRAVTAARECGFDGRVTLVGAEEHLPYDRPPLSKEFLAAEEEPPPPTHPDAALLRDGLGVELLLGEPATALDPTARTVTVGGAEIPYDALVIATGARPRVLPAHRPPAPPLDGVHPLRTLDDARAVRRALDAGARTVVVGAGFIGSEVASEARRRGLDVTVVEALPAPMSRSLGAETGAVFADLHTTHGTELRCDTTVTGIEGHGRVERVLLSDGSAVEADLVVVGIGAAPATEWLAGSGVAVRDGVLCDPYLATGTPGVWAAGDVARRQLAGHGRTLRLEHWTNAAEQGALAARNAVGPGPAEPCTTVPYFWSQWYGHRIQFVGLPEGEQVEILGDTATPCFIALYRSGDRLAGALAVNRAGAVPGLRRLVRAGASWAQALAHAGRLATSSSTKGTK, encoded by the coding sequence GTGACGCCTCGGCGGCTGGTGGTCGTCGGCGCCTCGCTCGCGGGCCTGCGGGCGGTCACCGCGGCCCGCGAGTGCGGCTTCGACGGCCGGGTCACCCTGGTCGGCGCCGAGGAGCACCTTCCGTACGACAGGCCACCCCTGTCCAAGGAGTTCCTGGCGGCGGAGGAAGAGCCGCCGCCACCCACCCACCCCGATGCCGCGCTCCTGCGCGACGGCCTCGGCGTGGAACTGCTGCTCGGCGAACCGGCGACGGCGCTCGACCCGACGGCACGGACGGTGACGGTGGGCGGCGCCGAGATCCCCTACGACGCCCTCGTCATCGCCACCGGGGCCCGGCCACGGGTACTCCCGGCGCACCGGCCCCCCGCCCCGCCCCTCGACGGCGTGCACCCCCTGCGCACCCTCGACGACGCTCGGGCCGTCCGGCGCGCACTCGACGCCGGTGCCCGCACCGTGGTCGTCGGCGCCGGATTCATCGGCTCCGAGGTCGCCTCGGAGGCCCGCCGGCGCGGACTCGACGTCACCGTGGTCGAAGCCCTCCCCGCGCCGATGAGCCGCTCCCTCGGAGCGGAGACGGGAGCGGTCTTCGCGGACCTGCACACCACGCACGGCACCGAGCTGCGCTGCGACACCACCGTCACCGGCATCGAGGGGCACGGGCGGGTCGAACGCGTCCTGCTCTCCGACGGCTCCGCCGTCGAGGCCGACCTCGTCGTCGTCGGCATCGGCGCCGCACCCGCCACCGAATGGCTCGCGGGATCCGGCGTGGCCGTCCGGGACGGGGTGCTCTGTGATCCGTACCTGGCGACCGGCACCCCGGGCGTGTGGGCCGCCGGTGACGTCGCACGCCGGCAACTCGCCGGCCACGGGCGGACGCTGCGGCTGGAGCACTGGACGAACGCCGCGGAGCAGGGCGCCCTGGCGGCGCGCAACGCGGTCGGTCCGGGCCCTGCCGAGCCGTGCACCACGGTCCCGTACTTCTGGTCGCAGTGGTACGGGCACCGCATCCAGTTCGTCGGCCTGCCCGAGGGCGAGCAGGTGGAAATCCTCGGCGACACCGCCACCCCGTGCTTCATCGCCCTCTACCGGTCCGGCGACCGGCTCGCCGGCGCCTTGGCGGTCAACCGGGCCGGCGCCGTCCCCGGGCTGCGCCGGTTGGTCCGAGCGGGGGCGAGCTGGGCGCAGGCCCTCGCCCACGCCGGCCGCCTCGCCACGTCGTCATCCACGAAGGGAACGAAATGA